The following coding sequences are from one Paenibacillus tundrae window:
- a CDS encoding 4-hydroxy-3-methylbut-2-enyl diphosphate reductase, translating to MEVLRISPRGYCYGVVDAMVLARQAARNLDLPRPIYILGMIVHNKHVTDSFEDEGIVTLDGPNRMEILSQVESGTVIFTAHGVSPEVRKLARDKGLTTVDATCPDVTKTHDLIREKTAEGYQIIYIGKKNHPEPEGAIGVAPDQVHLIEKEEEIDQLNVPNGKILITNQTTMSQWDIKHIMSRLLEKFPGAEIHNEICLATQVRQEAVAEQAGQSDLVIVVGDPRSNNSNRLAQVSEEIAGVTAYRVSDVAEIQQEWLKGVNKVAVTSGASTPTPITKEVITYLEQYEHDQPETWEIKRTVNMSKLLPPVREKTRTT from the coding sequence GTGGAAGTACTGCGAATTTCGCCAAGGGGATATTGTTACGGAGTTGTGGATGCCATGGTTTTGGCACGTCAGGCTGCACGTAATCTAGATCTACCCCGGCCTATATATATATTGGGAATGATTGTTCACAACAAACATGTGACAGATTCCTTTGAAGATGAAGGCATCGTTACACTGGATGGACCTAACCGGATGGAAATTTTGAGTCAGGTGGAGAGTGGCACTGTTATTTTTACAGCGCATGGTGTATCTCCAGAAGTCCGTAAGCTGGCACGTGATAAAGGGTTGACTACAGTGGATGCGACTTGTCCAGATGTTACGAAAACTCATGACCTTATTCGTGAGAAGACGGCTGAAGGGTATCAGATTATCTATATCGGCAAAAAGAACCACCCAGAACCTGAAGGCGCCATTGGTGTTGCTCCAGATCAGGTTCATCTGATTGAAAAGGAAGAAGAGATTGATCAGTTGAATGTACCAAATGGCAAGATTCTGATTACCAATCAGACTACAATGAGCCAGTGGGACATCAAACATATTATGAGTCGTCTTCTGGAGAAATTTCCAGGTGCCGAAATCCACAATGAAATTTGTCTCGCAACACAGGTTCGTCAGGAAGCTGTAGCTGAACAAGCAGGACAATCGGATCTCGTTATCGTTGTTGGTGATCCGCGGAGTAATAACTCAAACCGACTAGCTCAGGTATCCGAAGAAATCGCGGGTGTAACAGCTTACCGTGTGTCTGACGTAGCTGAGATTCAGCAGGAGTGGCTGAAGGGCGTGAACAAAGTAGCGGTTACCTCGGGCGCTTCAACGCCGACACCGATCACAAAGGAAGTTATTACGTATCTGGAGCAGTATGAGCATGATCAACCAGAGACGTGGGAAATTAAACGTACTGTGAACATGAGTAAACTGTTACCACCTGTGCGTGAGAAAACACGTACGACCTAA
- a CDS encoding sensor histidine kinase, whose protein sequence is MSIRLRLTAWYSGILAAVLIFWAVVIYAFVYFNSYQEVEQQLKVKSERITEQIGVNPLSQSLDLDPFTESQLQEAQIYIQLVDYQSRSIKISGNMEKAGIDFPVVELKDIREQRGISKIYVHGTPFLVNQQPLSLQGTNEIRGLLQVGANVTSQERLLEALRNILIFGWLVAMALAITSGLILARKSMRPLVNVIDAANQIQSGNDLSVRIQYTGPKDEIGRLIETVNNMLERTELSFRGLEETNAAQRRFVSDASHELRTPLTTIRGNVDFLKKLWDQESTDRPNLDEETVKEMSLEAIEDMADEGKRMSRLISDMLSLARADTGQKIELNPIPLQILVQEVARRSQFLDRQSEWRQGDLSILNGIYVNGSKDYLQQMLFIFIENAFKYTPEGSVTLDAILYKGQVGLRISDTGIGMERDEVPFIFDRFYRADESRGATPGIGLGLSIAKWIIEEHHGSVEVVTKRGEGTTFIIWLPVVFAPPIE, encoded by the coding sequence ATGTCCATTCGGTTAAGATTAACCGCATGGTATTCGGGTATTTTGGCAGCCGTGCTTATCTTCTGGGCCGTCGTGATTTATGCTTTTGTCTATTTTAACTCTTATCAGGAAGTGGAACAGCAACTAAAGGTTAAGAGCGAACGCATTACAGAACAAATTGGTGTTAATCCGCTTTCCCAATCGCTCGACCTAGATCCATTCACAGAAAGTCAGCTTCAAGAAGCGCAGATCTATATTCAACTGGTGGATTATCAGAGCAGATCGATTAAGATCTCCGGAAATATGGAGAAGGCTGGCATTGACTTTCCTGTTGTGGAGCTGAAGGACATACGGGAACAGCGAGGCATATCCAAAATATACGTGCATGGCACTCCTTTTCTTGTGAATCAACAGCCGTTGTCCCTTCAAGGAACGAATGAAATTAGGGGACTGCTGCAAGTGGGAGCCAATGTTACTTCCCAGGAGCGGCTTCTGGAAGCACTTCGTAATATATTGATCTTTGGCTGGCTTGTGGCGATGGCTCTTGCCATTACATCAGGGCTTATTTTGGCTCGTAAATCCATGCGGCCGTTGGTTAATGTCATTGATGCTGCGAATCAGATTCAGTCAGGAAATGATCTTAGTGTCCGTATTCAATACACCGGTCCGAAGGATGAGATCGGCCGTCTCATTGAAACGGTAAATAACATGCTTGAACGAACCGAATTATCCTTCCGGGGTTTAGAGGAGACCAATGCGGCTCAGCGACGATTCGTATCTGATGCATCGCATGAGCTACGTACACCACTTACGACGATACGGGGTAACGTAGACTTCCTCAAGAAGCTGTGGGATCAGGAGAGTACGGATCGTCCGAATCTTGATGAAGAAACAGTTAAAGAGATGTCCCTTGAGGCGATTGAGGATATGGCAGATGAGGGGAAACGGATGAGCCGGCTAATTAGTGACATGTTGTCACTCGCAAGAGCGGATACCGGTCAGAAGATTGAGCTGAATCCAATTCCATTGCAGATTTTAGTGCAGGAAGTGGCTCGCAGATCCCAATTCCTAGATCGTCAGTCTGAATGGCGTCAGGGCGATTTATCAATCCTCAACGGGATCTATGTCAATGGTAGCAAAGATTATTTGCAGCAAATGCTGTTTATTTTTATTGAGAATGCGTTTAAATACACTCCGGAAGGCTCAGTCACACTTGACGCTATATTGTACAAAGGTCAGGTAGGGCTGCGCATTAGTGATACAGGCATTGGTATGGAACGAGACGAGGTACCGTTTATCTTTGATCGTTTCTATCGTGCAGATGAATCACGCGGAGCGACACCAGGAATCGGCTTGGGGCTATCGATTGCTAAGTGGATCATTGAAGAGCATCATGGCTCGGTAGAAGTCGTCACTAAACGTGGAGAAGGTACCACATTTATTATCTGGTTGCCTGTTGTCTTTGCTCCCCCTATCGAATAA
- a CDS encoding response regulator transcription factor, with protein sequence MRSTILIVDDDEKIVSMLRRGLAFEGYEVQTASNGAEGLSKLMDKEPDIVVLDVMMPQIDGFEVCRRLREAGSKVPVLMLTAKDEVQSRVTGLDTGADDYLVKPFALEELLARVRALLRRKADIVDKQDNRLVYEDIVLDNDSREVLRDGQRLELTAKEFELLNLFMQNPKRVLSRDLIMDKIWGYDYSGESNVLEVYIAMLRQKTEEYGGKRLIQTIRGAGYILRGDS encoded by the coding sequence ATGCGCTCAACTATTCTGATTGTTGATGATGATGAAAAAATCGTGTCCATGCTTCGTCGGGGGCTGGCATTTGAAGGTTATGAAGTACAGACGGCTTCCAATGGAGCTGAGGGTCTCAGTAAACTGATGGATAAGGAACCGGATATTGTCGTTCTGGATGTCATGATGCCCCAGATTGACGGATTCGAGGTATGCCGGAGATTACGAGAAGCAGGCAGTAAAGTGCCAGTTCTCATGTTAACGGCCAAAGACGAAGTACAGAGCAGGGTAACAGGGCTGGATACGGGAGCGGATGATTATTTGGTTAAACCATTTGCCCTTGAAGAGCTGCTTGCTCGTGTTCGTGCGCTGCTACGCCGTAAAGCGGACATTGTGGATAAACAGGACAACCGACTTGTATATGAGGACATCGTTCTCGATAATGATTCCCGTGAAGTGTTGCGTGATGGACAACGGCTAGAACTTACTGCCAAGGAGTTTGAGCTTCTGAATTTATTTATGCAAAATCCAAAAAGAGTGTTATCCCGTGATCTCATTATGGACAAAATCTGGGGCTATGATTACAGCGGAGAATCTAATGTTCTAGAAGTATATATCGCGATGTTAAGACAGAAAACTGAAGAGTATGGAGGCAAACGCTTGATCCAGACAATTCGGGGAGCGGGTTATATCCTAAGAGGTGATTCCTGA